The Novosphingobium humi DNA window ACACGGTCGCGGGCTATCCGGACGAGGAAGCCCGCTCCTTTGCCCAGCGCCTGTTTCAGACCAAAGGAAAGCTCAACACCGATGATTTCACCATCACGGGATGGAGCGATCCGCATGAGAATATCATCGCGGATGATGTGAACTACACGCTGGTCAACCAGCGCGAGGGCGCGCCCGGCTTTATCAAGGGTTTCCGCGATCCGGCCCATTTCCGCGATCCCAAAACCGGCGAAACCTACATCGTCTTCACCGGCTCGCTCAAAGCCTCGACCCATGCCTTCAACGGTTGCATCGGCATCGCGCGCGCGCGCGACGAGGCCCTGACGCAATGGGACATCCTGCCCCCGATCCTGAGCGCGGACGGGCTGAACAATGAGCAGGAGCGCCCGCTGCTGATCCACCGCGGCAGGCACTATTACCTGTTCTGGTCCACCCAGCGTAAGGTCTTTGCCCCCGATGGTCCCTCCGGCCCCAATGGCGTCTATGGCGCGGTGGCCGATGATGTGCTGGGGCCGTGGCGCCCCTTGAACGGCACCGGCCTTGTCGCGGCCAATCCCGAAGAGGCCCCTTTCCAGACCTATAGCTGGTGGGTGGATGCCGCCCTCGATGTCTGGGGTTTCATCGACTATCCCGCCTGCACCGCGCAAACGAAGGCGGACGATCCGGCATGGCGGCGCGCCCATTTTGGCGGTACGCCTGCGCCCACGTTCCGCATCGGGCTGGACGGCGACCGGGCATGGGTCGATCAGGCTGGGGTAGAGGGGCAGTAAGATGGCGCAATATGGCCTGATCGAGGCGGGCGGCACCAAATTTGTGGCAGGGATTGCCGATGAGGAAGGCACGATCTTTGCCCGCCACCGCATCCCCACCACCACGCCCGAGGAAACGCTGGGCGCCACCATCGGCTGGTTTCGCGAGCAAGGCCTCAAGCCCGAGGCCATCGGCATCGCCAGCTTTGGCCCGCTCGACCTCAACCGCGCCTCGCCCACATGGGGCCATGTCACCCGCACGCCCAAGCCGCACTGGAGCGGGGCGGACCTGACCGGGCCGTTTGCGCGCGCCTTTGGCTGCCGTGTGGGGTTGGAAACGGACGTGAACGGCGCGGCTCTGGCCGAGGCGCGCTGGGGCGCGGGCAAGGCAGCCGGTTCGCTGCTTTATCTGACCATCGGCACGGGCGTTGGCGGCGGCTTTGTTTCCGATGGGCGGCTGCTGCATGGTCTGTCGCACCCGGAAATGGGGCATATCCGTATGCCCCGCCATCCTCAGGATGTGGATTTTGCCGGACATTGCCCGTTTCATGGCGATTGCCTTGAAGGGCTGGCCTGCGGCCCCGCCATCATCGCGCGCTGGGGCGTCTCGCTCTCCGAATTGCCCGAGGGCCATCCGGGCGCGGACATCATCGCATGGTATCTGGCGCAGGCCGCCGTCACGTTTCAGGCGATCATGGACCCGGCCCGCATCGTCATGGGCGGAGGGGTCACGGCCACGCCGGGCCTGCTGGACAAAGTCCGCACCATGGCCGCGCAAAGCGGCGCGGGCTATTTCGTGGGCAATCCGGCCGAGGTGATCGTGGCCCCCGCGCTGGGTGACAATTCGGGCCTCTTGGGCGCTTTGGCGGTGGCGCTGGGTATTTAACTCAGGCTGATGCGCGCAGGACCAGTTCCGGTTCCATCACCACGCTTTGCGTGTCCTCGCCCGCGATACGGCGCACGAGCATGTCCACCAGATGCTCGGCGCCGCGCACCAGATCCTGACAGATCGTGGAGAGCTGCGGCACGGTGTGCTCGCCGATGGTCAGCCCGTCATAGCCCATCACGCGCACATCATTCGGCGCCGACAGGCCCATCACCGCCATCGCCCGCAAGGTCTTGAGCGCGATCACATCCGAGGCGGCCACGATGCCGATCGGCTCATCGGCGGCCTGTCCCAGAAAACCGGCGATTTCCGGCCCGAATTCATCATCGGTCAGATGCGCGGGCTCAATATGCGGCTCGCCCATGCCCGCGCGGGCCAGAGCATCGCGCACGCCCTGCAGACGCTGCTCGATCTCGCGCGTTTTGGGATCACCGAAAAAGGCGATCTTGCGGCAACCCTGCGCGATCAGATGGCTGGCCGCCAGATCGCCGCCCTTGCGGTTGTCGCTACCCACGCTGCAATGCACCTGATCGGCATCATAGCCGCCCCAGACCACCAGCGGGCGGTAATCCTTGGCCACCGCGTCAATTGTGGCGGCCTGATCCGATTGCCCGATCACAATCAGCCCGTCGACCCGCCCCGATGTGGCGATCCGGTCCAACCACGCGCTGTCGGTGGGGATCACGCGGCTGAGCAGCAGGTCATAGCCGCGCTCGGTCAGCTTGTCGGCCAGCAGGCCCAGCATGGTGATGAAGAAAGGGTCGGTCAGATGCTGGGCTGTTTCATGCCCCAGCGGGATCAGCACGCCGATGGTGTTCGTGCGCTGAATCCGCAAATTGCGCGCCAGCAGGTTGGGGCGAAATCCATGCTCCTTGGCCAGCGCCTGAATCCGTTCGCGGGTCTTTTGGCTGATGAGCGTGGAGCCCGCCAGCGCGCGCGAAACGGTGCCTGTCGACACTCCGGCCAGATCGGCCAGTTCCTTGATATTGCGAATTCTGCTCATGCCTGAGGGGCGCTTTCTGGCGAAGGATCGGGTCTTCTCGGGCCACAGACAAACAATTGCAAGACTATTCTGACAGCCGCGCTTGTCCATATAATCCGATGGTCGGGCATGATCCGCCCTTGGCAGGTCTTGGCCGCGCGGGCCACTATCTCTAGTCTGTTACACAGACCCCGCCGCAATGGGGCGCGAGAGGATGAGACGGTGATGATGGATCTTAATGCGCAATATCGCGCCCGCCTGACCACCCCGGCCATGGCCGCCGCAATGATCCCCGACGGGGGGCGGGTTGCGCTCGCGCTGGGCGCGGGGGCGCCGCCGCTTTTGCTGCATGCTCTGGCCGACCGGGCGCGGGCCGGGGCCGCGCGCGACATCCGCTTTTACTATATGCTGTGCACCGCGATTGTCGGGCGCACGATTTTCGACCCGCAATTGACAGACCGCCTGATCCCGATGAGCTATTTCCACAGCGGCGTCGAACGCGGGCTGGACAAGGGGCGCGGGGGCGATGAATTCATCGTCGATTACATCCCATCCCATTTCAGCCAGATCCCGCGATCCATGGTCGAGCATGTCGGCGTCGATACGCTGATCGCCACCGTTTCGCCCATGGATGACGAAGGCTTTTTCAGTCTGGGCACCAACACCGATTACGCGCTGGCCGTGGCGCGCAAGCCGGGGGCGCGGCTGATCCTTGAGGTCAACCGCCATATGCCGCGCGTGCGGGGCGATTGCCGCGTGCCTTTGACCGATGTGGCCACGCTGGTGGAAAATGACGCGCCGCTGGCCGAAGTGCCGCCCGCGCCTCTGTCGCAGACCGACATCCGCATCGGCGAGATCATCGCGGGACTGGTCGATGACGGCGCCTGTCTGCAGATGGGGATCGGCGCGCTGCCCGATGCGGTCTGCGCCGGGTTGCATCACCACCGCCGCCTTGGCATCCATACCGAGTTGATCACACCGGGTCTGGCGCAACTGGTGCGCCAGGGCGTGGCGGACAATTCGGCCAAGCAGACCCACACCGGCACCACGATCTTCACCTTCGCGCTGGGCGACCGGGCGCTGTATGATTTCATCGACGACAATCCGGCCGCTCAGGCTTTCCCTGTCGAATATGTCAACAATCCCGCCGTGATCGCCCGCAATGATCGCGTCGTCTCGGTCAATGCCACCACGCAGGTCGATTTCCACGGCGCCTGCAATTCGGAATTCGTGGCCGGCCGGCAGTTTTCAGGCACCGGCGGCCAGGTCGATTTCGTGCGCGGGGCCTACATGTCGGCGGGTGGCAAATCGATCATCGCATGCCATTCGACCGCGGCGGGCGGCACGATCTCGCGCATCACCCCGCGCCTGAGCGGGCCGGTGACCACATCGCGCAATGACACCCATCTGGTCGTCACCGAATATGGCGTGGCCGATATGAAGGGCAAAACGCTGGCCCAGCGCGCGCAGGCCCTGATCGCCATCGCCCATCCCGATTTCCGCGAGGATCTTTATCGCGAAGCCCATGCGATGCAATTGGCGGGGCATGACTAGGGGGCACGGTTAAGGGCTTGGCAGGGGCCGGGCCTGCCGTCTAATCTGGCCCCATGACCAGCCCAGACCTGCGCCTTGTCGCGCCTGCCGCCGCGCGCAACCGTGATCCGATCCTTGACGTGCTGCGCGATGCGCTGCCCGCTGCGGGCGTGGTGCTGGAACTGGCCAGCGGGTCGGGCGAGCATATAGTCCATTTCGCCCGCGCCCTGCCCGCCCTGCAATGGCAGCCTTCCGATCCCTCGCCCGATGCCTGCGCCTCGATCACGGCATGGACGGCGACCGAGGGGCTGGACAATATCGCCCCGCCGCTGGCGCTGGATGCGGCCGGGGAATGGCCGGCGGTGCGCGCCGATGCGATCCTGTGCATCAACATGATCCATATCAGCCCTTGGGCGGCCACAGAGGGCCTGATGCGCGGGGCGGGGGCGATCCTGCCGCCGGGCGGATTGCTCTATCTCTATGGCCCCTATCGCCGCGCGGGGGTGCCGCTGGAGCCGAGCAATGCGGCGTTTGACGCGGATCTGCGGGCGCGCAATCCGGCATGGGGCCTGCGCGATCTGGATAATGTCAGCGCTTGCGCAGCAGAGCATGGCTTGCGGGTCGAGGCGGTGCTGCCCATGCCTGCCAACAATCTCTCGGTCCTGCTGCGCCGCGTCTAGAGGAAGCGCAGCGGCACCGAGAGCGCGCCGATTTCGGGCCAGCGGCTCATCGCGATCTTGCCCGCCAGTTCAAAGCCGTTGGGGGTTGCGGCCAGAATTTCCTCCAGCGCCACCTTCAATTCCATCCGCCCCAGATGCAGCCCCGGACAGTTATGCGGCCCCCGGCCAAAGGCGAGATGTTCGGCAATATTGGGGCGATTGAGGATGAATTGGTCGCCATTGGGGAACACGTCCTCATCGCGGTTGGCCGATCCGTAAAGCAGCGCCACAGGCTCGCCCGCGCAGATCTTTTCGCCGCGAATTTCAATATCCTGCACCGCCGTCCGGGCAAAGCCGCGATAGGGGGTGTAAAGGCGCAGAAACTCCTCGACCGCCGCCGGGATCAAGTCGGGGCTGCGGCGGAGCTGATCCTGCAACGCGCGGTCGCGGCACAGATGGACCGCCATATTGCCCACCATCACCAAAGGCGCGACAATGCCCACCAGCAGGATTTGCCGCACCGATCCGACGATCAGTTCATCGGGCAATCCCTGCCCCTCATGCCGTGCTTCCAGCAAGGCGGTGGTGGGGTCGAGCGCGGGGTCTTCGGGATTCTCGCGCCGGATGGCGATCAGCGCGCGCGCCATGTCATAGAGGCGCAGGCTGGTTTCCTTCATCTTGTCGGGATCGTTCAAATGCACCGCCAGCACGAATTCGCGCCCCTGCCGGTGGAGCGTTTCGAGCCATTCGCCCGGCATCCGCATCCATTTGCCAAAGATCTGCACCGGCAGATGCGAGGAAAATTCAATGCATATATCCCCCCCGCCCCGCGCCACCAGCGGCGCCAGCGCGGCGCGGGTCAATTCGCGCGCGCGCGGCTCGATCGCCTCTGCTCTTTCGCGCGAAAGCAAGGGGTTGAGCGCGCGGCGGTAGGGCGTATGTTCGGGCGGATCGAGGTGGAGCGGAGGCCGCCGCCCGGTAAAGGCCACCTTGGGCACGACATTCTGCACCGTGGTGGTGAAGGCGGTATAGTCAGAGGCCGCCTTCTTGACATCCTCATATTTGGTCAACGCCCAAAAACCGCCCAGTTCCGTGGCATGAGCCACCGGGCATTGCGCGCGCAGACGGGCATATTCGGCATGGGCGCTGTCAAAATCTTCGGGGGCGGCAGGATCAAAATCGGCGCGAGTCTGTTTCATGGCGTCCATCGATATGGCGCACAGCCCATCTATGCAAGCGCTATCATTATCCCTTGCATAAAGGATTGCATAAACACATCGATGGTTCGGCTTACTCCTCGCCCGATGGCCGCACGATGATCATGCCGCGCGCGGCGCGCACGTCGCCCGCCTCGATCTGGATCTTCAACCGCTCGCGATCATTGGCGCGGTACATTTCCTCGGCTCGGTTGATCGCCTCGATACTGACCCCGCTGTCCTCCAGCGCCAGACGCGCCATCTTGACCGCCGATTCCATCACCTCGCGCACGATCCGCGAGGCGGGCGATTTCTTCAGCCGGATCACCGCGCGCCGGTCATAAGCGCGCACATAGATGCTGGCCTCGGGGAAAGCATGGTGCACCGCCTCGACCGCATCGGCCGAAAGCTGATCGCCATCCATGCAGAACAGGATCATACTGGCATCCTCAGCCCCCGCCAGACGCAGCAGGTCGAGCCGCGTGCCATCGCCGAAATAGACCTTGGCGCCAAAGCTGCTGGCGATGTCGATCATTTCGATATCGGTGTCGATCATGGTCACCGAAATGTCGCTGGCATTCAGCATCTGCGCCACGCTCTGGCCAAAGCGGCCATAGCCCACGACGATGGCGGCGGCGCGGTCGGCGTTTTCCGGCCCCGCGCGCTCGCCCTGCGCCATGGCCGGCTCTTCGCGCATCCGCTTGGTGGCCTTCATCAGGAAAGGCGTGGTGGCCATCGAGACGGTGACAATCGCGCCGAACAGGCTGGCTGCCTCTGGCGCGATCAACAGCGCATGTTGGGCCTGCGTAAACAGCACGAAGCCGAATTCGCCGCCCTGACTGAGCAGCAGGCCCAGCGCCAGCGCCCCGCGCCATGTCATGCCGAAGATCTTGCCGATGGCAAAGATCACCAGCGTCTTGATCGCCACCAGACCCAGCGCCATGCCGACGACGAAAAACGGCCTTTCGGCAATAGTGTGCAAATCGAGCATCATGCCCACCGCCAGAAAGAACAGGCCCAGCAGGATCGAGCGGAACGGCTCGACATCAGCCTCCAGTTCATGCCGATAGGGCGAATCCGCCAGCATCACGCCCGCGATAAACGCCCCCAGCGCCGTGGAGAGCCCCAGCAGCTCCATCACCGCCGCGCTGGCCATCACGGTAAACAGCGCGGCCACGATGAACATCTCCCGCTCGCCCAGATTGCCGATCAGGCGGAACAGCGGACGAATCAGATAGCGCCCGGCCAGGATCAGCCCCGCAATCGCCAGCACCGTATACAACCCCAATTGCCAGCCCGGAGGGCCATTGGCATCGGCCGGATTGCGGCTCATCGAGGCGATGATGGTGATCATCGGGATGATCGAGAGATCCTGAAACAGCAGGATGGCAAAGGTGCGCTCGCCAAAGGGGGTGCGCAGACGGCCCGCGGCCTGAAGCATCGGCAAGACCTGTGCGGTCGAGGACAGCGCCAGCGGCATGCCCAGCGCCAGCGCCGCCATGGGCGAAAGCATCGTGGCCACATAGATAAAGCCCGCCAGCGCCGCCCCGCAGGCCACCACCTGTATCGCGCCCAGCCCCAGAATGTCGCGCCGCATCTTCCACAAACGCGCCGGATTCAGTTCCAGCCCGACCAGAAACAGCAGCAGCGTAATGCCCAATTCGGCAAAGCCCATCTTCTGCTCGGCCTCGCCCACAAGGCCCAGCACATGCGGCCCCACCACCGCCCCGGCCAGCAGATAGCCCAGCGTGGCCCCCAGCCCCAGCCGCCGGAACACCAGCACAAAGACCATGGCAAAACCCAGCAGCAGAAATCCGTCATGCAGCAGGGACGAGCTATTTTCCATGAATTAACCGGGCTTTCTGAATGGAGTTTGCCCCCTTGTGGCACATCCGCCCGCCCCCTGCCACCCCGATGGGGATGACAAGCGATAACGCTTGGGCTAGGCCGATTACGGATCAGGCATGGGATCGCTTTGACCCGCGGGAGTTGCAAGCAAGGTGACGCAAGACAGCACAGCCCAATCTGAAAATAAGGGCCTTTCCAAGCGCCAGTTGACCGCGCTGCGCACGCGCGAGGATATTCTCGAGGTTGCGGGCCACGAATTTTCCGAAAAAGGGCTGGCGGGCGCGCGGATCGACGAGATCGCGGAAAAGACCCAGACCTCCAAGCGGATGATCTATTACCATTTCGGCAGCAAGGACGGGCTGTATCAGGCCGTGCTGCAACGCGCCTATGAAACGATCCGCAATCAGGAACAGGCCGCGCGGTTTGAGGATCTCTCGCCCGAACAGGCGTTGCGCGCGATCATCGGGCACAATTTCGACTATCACTTCGAGCATCCCGATTTCGTGCGTCTGGTCATGAATGAAAACGTGCACAAGGGCGATCATATCGCCCAGATCCCCGGCATGCGCGAACGCAACCGCACGGTAATCGCGGCGCTGGGTGCGATTTTGAAAAAGGGTGTGGATCAGGGCGTGTTCCGCGACGGGATCGACCCGGTCGATCTGCATATGACGATTTCGGCGCTTTCCTTTTACAACGTATCCAACCGGTACACTTTCCTGCAAAACTTCGGCGTCGACTTTGCCGAATCCGCGCAAAAGGCACGCCGCCGGGTACAGATCATCGATTGCGTCCTGCGCTGGGTAAAGGCGGGATAAACGGGGTTTTTCCACGCCTGATACAATTTGTGCCAAGCGAAGCGTTGCGCCCTCGTGACTGATGTGTACTATCTGGTTCACATAACACAGTCTGAGAGGGCCTCATGAGCAAATATCTTCTTACCCTGGCGCTGGCCATGGCGCTGCCCGGCATCGCCTCGGCCGGGACCGCCAAGCCCGCCCCCCGCGTGTTCCCCGTAGCGGCCGCGCCGGTGCTGGAGGATCACTATCCGGTGCATGTCACCCAATGGCCCGGCGGCGTAACCAGTCTGGCCGACGTCACCTATTCCACCATTCCCGGCTATCGCCCGATGATCGTCGATATCTATATGCCGCCCAAGAGCGCGGGGCCAAAGCCGCTGGTGCTCTATATCCATGGCGGCGGCTGGGTGGCGGGGCATACGCGCCATTCGGGGGCGCTGGCCGATTTCCCCGCCGCGCTGGCGCGTCTGGCGGGCGAAGGCTTTGTGGTGGCCAGCCTCGAATATCGCCTCGCCGCCGAAGCGCCCTTCCCCGCGCAGGTGCAGGACGCCCGCGCGGCGCTGCGCTTCCTGAAAGGCAATGCAACCCGTTTTGGCATCGACCCCACGCGCACCGGCATCTGGGGCGGATCGGCGGGCGGCCATCTCTCGGCGCTGACGGCGCTGAGTTGCGGCGATGCCTCGCTTGACGCCCCCGGCACCAAGGCCGCGCCGGGCAGCGAATGCGTGCAGGCCGCCGCGATCTGGTACGGCGTGTTCGATTTCGCCGCCCTTTCGGCAAGCCGCCCCGGCGGACAGGACGGCGCAGCGGGCAAGCTGCTGGGCTGTAATGGCCCCTGCACGGCCGAGAAATTCGCCGCCGCCAGCCCCACCACCTATATCGACGCCAAGGACCCGCCTTTCCTGCTGATCCACGGCACAGAGGACAAGACCGTCCCCGTCGCCCAATCGCATCTGGCCGAGGAGAAGCTGAAAGCCGCGGGCGTGCCGGTGGAGAGCATCTATATCGACGGGGTCGATCACAGCTTCATCGGCAAGACCCCCGCCCAGACCCGCGAGGCCACCCTGCGCGCGATGAACGCCACCTTCGACTTCTTCCACGCGCGTCTCGACAAGAAGAGCGCGGCAAAATGAAGCCTGCATGGATGGTGCTGCCTGCGTTGGCTGCGCTGTTGGGCTGTGGGCTGAGAGGGCGCAGGACACCGCGCCCTCTTTCCCCGCAGGCGAAGGTCAGGCCGCCGTGCAGACCGCCTGCGCCGCAGGCTTTAATTCATTCCACAAAACGCCCAGCAGCAAATCAGGCGCCACCCCATTATCGGGATTGCAAAGAGCCTTCGCCTTTTGCCCGCCGGAGGCATCACCCCCACCGTCACTTCATCCCATGCGGCACCGGCTTCTCCCCGCCATTGACCGCCCATTTCACCGCCTCCAAAACCATAGTGCGGATGCGCGGATCGTCCCAACTGGCGTCCGTATGCCCAAGCCCGGAATAGAACACGCGGCCCTGTCCATAGGACTTGATCCACACCACGGGAAAATCGCCATCCTTGCGATGGACCATAGGTGCGACCATGTTGACGCTGCTGGTGTCGATGCGGGCAAGCACATCCACCTTGTCGCGCGAATAGGGATTGGGCAGCATCTGGTAATGCTCGTCCTTCAGCACCATGCCGGTTTTCAACGCCTTCATCGCGGGGAATCCGGGCCGCTCAACGATGATCTTCGCGTCGGAAATCATCCATGGGTGGTTATCGAAAACCCCGCCCAGCATCTCGCCATATTCAGGCCAGTTGGTGGCCGTCGCCGTGGCGGTGTGGATGCCGATGAAGCCCTTGCCGTCCTTGGCCACGTAATCGAGCAGGTCCTGCTTCTGCTGGGGCGAAAGGGTGGTATCGCCGTTGGTGTAGAACAGCACGGCGTCGAAATAGTCGAGGTTCTTGCCCCTCGCCTGTTTCGGCCCGCCCTTGGCATAGTCGAACTTGCCCCAGGTCTCGCCCTTGGTGATCCAGTCCATGTCGGTGCGGATGAAGGTGACATAGGCCCCGCTCTCGCGCCCAATTTGCTCGATCACGGAGACGGCATGGCTGACGGCCATATGCGCGCTCTGGTTGCCGGTCGAAAGATCGGCGATCACCAGCAGGCGCTTCTTGCCCGCATAGACATCCTGATAGCCGGGCGGCGGCGTGCGCGGCGGGCCATTGGGCGCGGCAGGCGGCGGAGTTTGGCCGGAAAGCATCAGCGCCAGACCGGCGCAGGCGGCAATACGAAGCGCGATTTTCATTGTCCGGCATCCTTGGATTTCAGCGCAAAGGCAGTGATCGTGTCCGATGTCAGCGGGCTGTCGAGGAAGGTGCCCCCCGTGGCCGCGATGGCCACATATTGCCGCCCGTCCCGCCCCGCATAGGTCATGGGCGTGGCATGGGCGGCGGCGTCCAGCTTCACCTCCCACACCATCTTGCCCGTCGCCGTGGCAAAGGCGCGGAAACGGTTATCATCGGTCGCCCCCACAAAGGTCAGCCCGCCCGCCGTGGTGATGGCCCCGCCCATATTGGGCCGCCCGGTCAGTTTCTTGCCCTCGGGCGCCTCGTCCGAAATGCCCAGAGGCACCTGCCAGCGGATCTTGCCCGTGGTCATGTCCACGCCCCACAGGCGCCCCCACGGCCCCTTCTGACACAGCAGGCGGGAATTGTCGGGACGGAACCGACCCGAAGGCTGGCCCCGCTCAAACGGCAGAGGCCCCTTGGACGGCACCAGTTTCGTCACCTGCCCCAGATCATGCGTGTTGACCACCAGCAGGCGCTGCGCCGGATCATAGGTGGCCCCGCCCCAATTGCCCCCGCCCAGCAGGCCGGGAAAGCTGATCGTCACCTTGTCCAGATGGACGGGCGTATAGATCGGTCCCTCGACCATCTGATTGTCGGCAATCCATTTGGCACATGTATCGTGCAATTCCGGCGTCAGGTCGGTGATGTCCGTCTTGATCGAGAAACTCGTGCGCCCCAGCGGCGGCGTGATCAGCGGGAATGGCTGCGTAGACGAGGCTTTCTCGCCCGGCACATCGCTGACCGGAACCTTGCGTTCGGCGATGGGGAAGATGGGTTTGCCCGTCTCGCGGTTCAGCACGAAAAGCAGCGCGGATTTCGAGATCACGGCCACGGCAGGGACCGTTTTTCCCTTGACCTTGGCATCGAACAGCAGCGGTGCAGCTTCCAGATCGCCGTTCCAGATGTCATGGTGAACCACCTGAAAATTCTAAAGATATTGGCCCGTCCGGGCATCGGCGGCCACCAGCGAGGTGCCGAACAGATTGTCCCCCGCCCGGTCGCCGCCATAGCGGTCGAAGGTGGGCGCGCCAAAGGGCATGTACACAATGCCGCGCTTCTCATCGAGACTGAGGAAGCCCCAGGTGTTGACCCCGCTGCGCCCTTCCGCGCTGCCCGGCGCCCATGTGTCGTACCCCTTCTCGCCCTTGCGCGGCACGGAGTGGAAGGTCCAGACCAGATGGCCATCGCGCGCATCCCATGCACGCACGTCGCCCGCTGCGCCCTTGGCCGGAAATTCCTGCACCGCGCTGCCGGTGATGATCAGGTTGCCGTAAACGATGGGCGGGCTGGTCATGCCGTAAAAGCGCGCCTCGCCGCCGTTGAGGATCTCGGGCGTTTTCATCTCGACCACGCCATGCGCGCCAAAATCGTCGGCAAAGGCGCCTGTGGCCGCATCCAGCGCGATCAGGCGGCCATCGCGCGTGCCGAACACAATGCGCGGAGGCGTTTGCGCATCGCCGAGCCAATATTCCACGCCGCGCAAGGATGGCTGGCCAGGGCCGGGAATGGCGGTGGCCCAGAGTTCCGCGCCGGTATCAGGGTTCAGCGCCACCACGCGACAATAGGGCGTGGAAACAAACATCCGCCCGTTCACGACCAGCGGCGTCACCTCCGATCCCGCGAAACGGCTGCGGCGGGCACGCGGACCGGCGTGCGCGCCGCCTGCGGTCATGTCCGGCGCATTGGCGGGAGGCAGACCCTCGGCCCGGCGCTGCGCATCGACATTGGCATCAGCCGTGTTGGCATGCGCGGCCGGCCGCATATAATAGACCCACGCCGGGGCCAGCGCTCCCGCATTGGCCGGGGAGATGACCTTGAGAGGCGAATGGCGCTGGGCGCCCTTGTCATGACCATAGGTGGCCCAATCCCCCGGGCGCTGGCATGGGCGCCTGCGCCATAGCCGCGCCCGACAAGAGCGCGGTCGTGATTCCGGCGCCCCCCATCGCATCACATTCTCCCATTTTTGATTTATGAACTGGTTCGTACATAATTCTTCCCATGACAAGCGGTTTCGATTATGCCTGCCGCAAACAAGGGAGAGACATGCCATGGGTGGCACGATTCTGGTCCTCAACGGGCCCAACCTCAATTTGCTGGGCGAGCGTGAGCCGCATATCTATGGCCACGAAACGCTGGCCGATGTGCAGGCGATGTGCGAGGCCGAAGTGACCGGAACCGACTATGGAATCGACTTTCGACAAACCAATGCGGAACATGAAGCGGTCGATTGGATCCAGGCCGCGCGGCGCGGCCATGCCGGGATTGTGTTCAACCCTGCCGCCTTCACCTATGCCGCCTATCCCATTCTTGATGCGCTCAAGATGGTCGATTGCCCGGTGATCGAGGTTCACATCAGCAATATCCATCGCCGCGAGGCCGAATGGCGCAGCCACTCGATCATGACGCAGGTCGTGACGGGCATCA harbors:
- a CDS encoding glycoside hydrolase family 68 protein, encoding MTVTQPSVPPSISMWRADHIRAIASLAHNTIPLIDPADVHPILPGIDLWDLWPLQNADGTTALFDGASLWFVLCAPALPDPEARHDIVRIRLMTHAADGTWRDHGHALPDGFNPGSREWAGSALWHPETGEVTLFYTVAGYPDEEARSFAQRLFQTKGKLNTDDFTITGWSDPHENIIADDVNYTLVNQREGAPGFIKGFRDPAHFRDPKTGETYIVFTGSLKASTHAFNGCIGIARARDEALTQWDILPPILSADGLNNEQERPLLIHRGRHYYLFWSTQRKVFAPDGPSGPNGVYGAVADDVLGPWRPLNGTGLVAANPEEAPFQTYSWWVDAALDVWGFIDYPACTAQTKADDPAWRRAHFGGTPAPTFRIGLDGDRAWVDQAGVEGQ
- a CDS encoding ROK family protein, whose translation is MAQYGLIEAGGTKFVAGIADEEGTIFARHRIPTTTPEETLGATIGWFREQGLKPEAIGIASFGPLDLNRASPTWGHVTRTPKPHWSGADLTGPFARAFGCRVGLETDVNGAALAEARWGAGKAAGSLLYLTIGTGVGGGFVSDGRLLHGLSHPEMGHIRMPRHPQDVDFAGHCPFHGDCLEGLACGPAIIARWGVSLSELPEGHPGADIIAWYLAQAAVTFQAIMDPARIVMGGGVTATPGLLDKVRTMAAQSGAGYFVGNPAEVIVAPALGDNSGLLGALAVALGI
- a CDS encoding LacI family DNA-binding transcriptional regulator — its product is MSRIRNIKELADLAGVSTGTVSRALAGSTLISQKTRERIQALAKEHGFRPNLLARNLRIQRTNTIGVLIPLGHETAQHLTDPFFITMLGLLADKLTERGYDLLLSRVIPTDSAWLDRIATSGRVDGLIVIGQSDQAATIDAVAKDYRPLVVWGGYDADQVHCSVGSDNRKGGDLAASHLIAQGCRKIAFFGDPKTREIEQRLQGVRDALARAGMGEPHIEPAHLTDDEFGPEIAGFLGQAADEPIGIVAASDVIALKTLRAMAVMGLSAPNDVRVMGYDGLTIGEHTVPQLSTICQDLVRGAEHLVDMLVRRIAGEDTQSVVMEPELVLRASA
- a CDS encoding acetyl-CoA hydrolase/transferase family protein, with translation MMDLNAQYRARLTTPAMAAAMIPDGGRVALALGAGAPPLLLHALADRARAGAARDIRFYYMLCTAIVGRTIFDPQLTDRLIPMSYFHSGVERGLDKGRGGDEFIVDYIPSHFSQIPRSMVEHVGVDTLIATVSPMDDEGFFSLGTNTDYALAVARKPGARLILEVNRHMPRVRGDCRVPLTDVATLVENDAPLAEVPPAPLSQTDIRIGEIIAGLVDDGACLQMGIGALPDAVCAGLHHHRRLGIHTELITPGLAQLVRQGVADNSAKQTHTGTTIFTFALGDRALYDFIDDNPAAQAFPVEYVNNPAVIARNDRVVSVNATTQVDFHGACNSEFVAGRQFSGTGGQVDFVRGAYMSAGGKSIIACHSTAAGGTISRITPRLSGPVTTSRNDTHLVVTEYGVADMKGKTLAQRAQALIAIAHPDFREDLYREAHAMQLAGHD
- a CDS encoding DUF938 domain-containing protein, whose translation is MTSPDLRLVAPAAARNRDPILDVLRDALPAAGVVLELASGSGEHIVHFARALPALQWQPSDPSPDACASITAWTATEGLDNIAPPLALDAAGEWPAVRADAILCINMIHISPWAATEGLMRGAGAILPPGGLLYLYGPYRRAGVPLEPSNAAFDADLRARNPAWGLRDLDNVSACAAEHGLRVEAVLPMPANNLSVLLRRV
- a CDS encoding cytochrome P450 — encoded protein: MKQTRADFDPAAPEDFDSAHAEYARLRAQCPVAHATELGGFWALTKYEDVKKAASDYTAFTTTVQNVVPKVAFTGRRPPLHLDPPEHTPYRRALNPLLSRERAEAIEPRARELTRAALAPLVARGGGDICIEFSSHLPVQIFGKWMRMPGEWLETLHRQGREFVLAVHLNDPDKMKETSLRLYDMARALIAIRRENPEDPALDPTTALLEARHEGQGLPDELIVGSVRQILLVGIVAPLVMVGNMAVHLCRDRALQDQLRRSPDLIPAAVEEFLRLYTPYRGFARTAVQDIEIRGEKICAGEPVALLYGSANRDEDVFPNGDQFILNRPNIAEHLAFGRGPHNCPGLHLGRMELKVALEEILAATPNGFELAGKIAMSRWPEIGALSVPLRFL